In the Alligator mississippiensis isolate rAllMis1 chromosome 7, rAllMis1, whole genome shotgun sequence genome, one interval contains:
- the REM2 gene encoding GTP-binding protein REM 2: protein MALTRGPGAQGRRGSLPLPPKPQLRREAAVEEPDTGPGPGGRGGPYRLVLLGERGVGKTALATAFAGTPPGPPADDEPHEDSYERRLSVDDEEVTLIVYDIGDQGEAGGWLQESCVRTGDAFLLVFSVTDRGSFSRLAPALRRLRADSPRPDPPIILVANKSDLARAREVSLEEGRSMAVMLSCKHIETSAALQHNTQELFEGAVRQIRLRRGHLGGDAAGGRRESLTEKAKRFLSSLVPRNGRFFKQRSKSCNDLSVL, encoded by the exons atGGCGCTGACACGGGGCCCGGGGGCGCAGGGGCGCCGGGGGAGCCTTCCActgccccccaagccccagctgcggcgcgaggcagcagtggaggagcCGGACACAGGCCCGGGACCTGGGGGCCGTGGGGGCCCCTACCGCCTGGTACTGCTGGGGGAGCGTGGCGTGGGCAAGACAGCGCTCGCCACGGCCTTTGCAGGGACCCCACCTGGGCCCCCCGCTGATGACGAGCCCCATG AGGACTCCTATGAGCGGCGCCTCTCAGTGGACGACGAGGAAGTGACCCTCATCGTCTATGACATTGGGGACCAG GGCGAGGCAGGCGGGTGGCTGCAGGAGTCCTGTGTGCGCACAGGTGATGCCTTCCTCCTTGTCTTCTCCGTGACCGACCGCGGCAGCTTCTCCCGCCTGGCACCTGCCCTACGCCGTCTCCGCGCAGACAGCCCCCGGCCCGACCCGCCCATCATCCTCGTGGCCAACAAGAGTGACCTGGCTCGTGCGCGCGAGGTCTCCCTTGAGG AGGGCCGGAGCATGGCAGTGATGCTGAGCTGCAAGCACATCGAGACCTCAGCCGCGCTGCAGCACAACACACAGGAGCTCTTTGAGGGTGCCGTGCGCCAGATCCGCCTTCGCCGTGGCCATCTGGGGGGTGATGCTGCCGGCGGGCGCCGCGAGAGCCTCACCGAAAAGGCCAAGCGCTTCCTGTCCAGCCTAGTGCCTCGCAACGGGCGCTTCTTCAAGCAGCGCTCCaagtcctgcaatgacctctctGTGCTGTGA
- the RBM23 gene encoding probable RNA-binding protein 23 isoform X3 has protein sequence MEPGGSNPLQDPAQVDAMSSDDFDIVIEAMLEAPYKKEEAQPGPSKAPAEPPAAQQPPEEPSKEAKKESSSSSKKKKSRSRSRSRDHRHSRDRDRERRRRSRSRERRSRHRSRSRERRRGGSRSRSRERRREERSRYRSPPPSGRRFGHSKSPLYREKSPVREPLGSLSPEERDARTVFCMQLAARIRPRDLEDFFSAVGKVRDVRIISDRNSRRSKGIAYVEFCDIQAVPLAIGLTGQRLLGVPIIVQASQAEKNRLAAMANNLQKGSGGPMRLYVGALHCNITKEMLRGIFEPFGKIDSIVLMRDPDTGQSKGYGFITFAEAECARRALEQLHGFELAGRPMRVGQVTERLDGTTDVAFPDGADEPDPAGASGRLQLMAKLAEGSGLQLPGTAAAQAALQLNGAIPLGALNPAALTALSPALNLASQTLASQCFQLSGLFTPQTM, from the exons ATGGAGCCGGGGGGCTCAAACCCACTGCAGGACCCA GCCCAGGTGGATGCCATGTCATCAGATGACTTTGACATTGTCATTGAGGCAATGCTGGAGGCTCCCTACAAGAAAGAGGAG GCCCAGCCGGGACCCTCAAAGGCACCAGCTGAACCCCCGGCAGCTCAG cagcctccggAGGAGCCAAGCAAGGAGGCCAAGAAAGAGAGCTCCAGCAGCAG caagaagaagaagagtcggagccgcagccgcagccgtgACCACAGACACAG CCGGGACCGAGACAGGGAACGGCGGCGCCGCAGTCGGAGCCGGGAGCGCCGGAGCCGCCACAGGAGCCGGAGCCGGGAGCGCCGGCGGGGGGGCAGCCGGTCTCGAAGCCGTGAGCGCCGGCGTGAGGAGCGTTCCCGCTACCGCAGCCCTCCACCTTCGGG GCGTCGCTTTGGCCACAGCAAGAGTCCCCTGTACCGAGAGAAGAGCCCTGTGCG GGAGCCGCTGGGCAGTCTGAGCCCTGAGGAGCGGGATGCCCGCACAGTCTTCTGCATGCAGCTGGCTGCTCGCATCCGCCCCCGTGACCTTGAGGACTTCTTTTCTGCTGTTGGCAAG GTGCGGGATGTGCGCATCATCTCGGACCGCAACTCACGCCGCTCCAAGGGCATCGCCTATGTGGAGTTCTGTGACATCCAGGCTGTGCCGCTGGCCATCGGGCTCACGGGACAACGCCTACTGGGGGTGCCCATCATTGTCCAGGCCTCCCAG GCGGAGAAGAACCGGCTGGCGGCCATGGCCAATAACCTGCAGAAAGGCAGTGGGGGACCGATGCGCCTCTACGTGGGCGCCCTGCACTGCAATATCACCAAGGAGATGCTGCGGGGCATCTTTGAGCCCTTTGGCAAG ATTGACAGCATTGTGCTGATGCGGGACCCAGACACTGGCCAGTCCAAGGGCTACGGTTTCATTACG tttGCAGAGGCAGAGTGCGCACGCCGGGCGCTGGAGCAGCTGCATGGCTTCGAGTTGGCTGGACGCCCGATGCGCGTGGGGCAGGTAACAGAGCGGCTGGACGGCACCACTGACGTCGCCTTCCCCGATGGCGCCGATGAGCCTGATCCGGCTGGTGCCTCTGGCCGCCTACAGCTCATGGCCAAGCTCGCTGAGG GCTCCGggctccagctgcctggcacagctgcggcccaggctgccctgcagctcaaTGGCGCCATCCCCCTGGGGGCCTTGAACCCCGCTGCTCTCACAG ccctgagcccagcacTGAACCTGGCCTCGCAGACGCTGGCCTCCCAGTGCTTCCAGCTCTCGGGGCTCTTCACCCCCCAGACCAT GTaa
- the RBM23 gene encoding probable RNA-binding protein 23 isoform X1, translating to MEPGGSNPLQDPAQVDAMSSDDFDIVIEAMLEAPYKKEEAQPGPSKAPAEPPAAQQQPPEEPSKEAKKESSSSSKKKKSRSRSRSRDHRHSRDRDRERRRRSRSRERRSRHRSRSRERRRGGSRSRSRERRREERSRYRSPPPSGRRFGHSKSPLYREKSPVREPLGSLSPEERDARTVFCMQLAARIRPRDLEDFFSAVGKVRDVRIISDRNSRRSKGIAYVEFCDIQAVPLAIGLTGQRLLGVPIIVQASQAEKNRLAAMANNLQKGSGGPMRLYVGALHCNITKEMLRGIFEPFGKIDSIVLMRDPDTGQSKGYGFITFAEAECARRALEQLHGFELAGRPMRVGQVTERLDGTTDVAFPDGADEPDPAGASGRLQLMAKLAEGSGLQLPGTAAAQAALQLNGAIPLGALNPAALTALSPALNLASQTLASQCFQLSGLFTPQTM from the exons ATGGAGCCGGGGGGCTCAAACCCACTGCAGGACCCA GCCCAGGTGGATGCCATGTCATCAGATGACTTTGACATTGTCATTGAGGCAATGCTGGAGGCTCCCTACAAGAAAGAGGAG GCCCAGCCGGGACCCTCAAAGGCACCAGCTGAACCCCCGGCAGCTCAG cagcagcctccggAGGAGCCAAGCAAGGAGGCCAAGAAAGAGAGCTCCAGCAGCAG caagaagaagaagagtcggagccgcagccgcagccgtgACCACAGACACAG CCGGGACCGAGACAGGGAACGGCGGCGCCGCAGTCGGAGCCGGGAGCGCCGGAGCCGCCACAGGAGCCGGAGCCGGGAGCGCCGGCGGGGGGGCAGCCGGTCTCGAAGCCGTGAGCGCCGGCGTGAGGAGCGTTCCCGCTACCGCAGCCCTCCACCTTCGGG GCGTCGCTTTGGCCACAGCAAGAGTCCCCTGTACCGAGAGAAGAGCCCTGTGCG GGAGCCGCTGGGCAGTCTGAGCCCTGAGGAGCGGGATGCCCGCACAGTCTTCTGCATGCAGCTGGCTGCTCGCATCCGCCCCCGTGACCTTGAGGACTTCTTTTCTGCTGTTGGCAAG GTGCGGGATGTGCGCATCATCTCGGACCGCAACTCACGCCGCTCCAAGGGCATCGCCTATGTGGAGTTCTGTGACATCCAGGCTGTGCCGCTGGCCATCGGGCTCACGGGACAACGCCTACTGGGGGTGCCCATCATTGTCCAGGCCTCCCAG GCGGAGAAGAACCGGCTGGCGGCCATGGCCAATAACCTGCAGAAAGGCAGTGGGGGACCGATGCGCCTCTACGTGGGCGCCCTGCACTGCAATATCACCAAGGAGATGCTGCGGGGCATCTTTGAGCCCTTTGGCAAG ATTGACAGCATTGTGCTGATGCGGGACCCAGACACTGGCCAGTCCAAGGGCTACGGTTTCATTACG tttGCAGAGGCAGAGTGCGCACGCCGGGCGCTGGAGCAGCTGCATGGCTTCGAGTTGGCTGGACGCCCGATGCGCGTGGGGCAGGTAACAGAGCGGCTGGACGGCACCACTGACGTCGCCTTCCCCGATGGCGCCGATGAGCCTGATCCGGCTGGTGCCTCTGGCCGCCTACAGCTCATGGCCAAGCTCGCTGAGG GCTCCGggctccagctgcctggcacagctgcggcccaggctgccctgcagctcaaTGGCGCCATCCCCCTGGGGGCCTTGAACCCCGCTGCTCTCACAG ccctgagcccagcacTGAACCTGGCCTCGCAGACGCTGGCCTCCCAGTGCTTCCAGCTCTCGGGGCTCTTCACCCCCCAGACCAT GTaa
- the RBM23 gene encoding probable RNA-binding protein 23 isoform X2, which translates to MEPGGSNPLQDPAQVDAMSSDDFDIVIEAMLEAPYKKEEAQPGPSKAPAEPPAAQQQPPEEPSKEAKKESSSSSKKKKSRSRSRSRDHRHSRDRDRERRRRSRSRERRSRHRSRSRERRRGGSRSRSRERRREERSRYRSPPPSGRRFGHSKSPLYREKSPVREPLGSLSPEERDARTVFCMQLAARIRPRDLEDFFSAVGKVRDVRIISDRNSRRSKGIAYVEFCDIQAVPLAIGLTGQRLLGVPIIVQASQAEKNRLAAMANNLQKGSGGPMRLYVGALHCNITKEMLRGIFEPFGKIDSIVLMRDPDTGQSKGYGFITFAEAECARRALEQLHGFELAGRPMRVGQVTERLDGTTDVAFPDGADEPDPAGASGRLQLMAKLAEGSGLQLPGTAAAQAALQLNGAIPLGALNPAALTALSPALNLASQTLASQCFQLSGLFTPQTM; encoded by the exons ATGGAGCCGGGGGGCTCAAACCCACTGCAGGACCCA GCCCAGGTGGATGCCATGTCATCAGATGACTTTGACATTGTCATTGAGGCAATGCTGGAGGCTCCCTACAAGAAAGAGGAG GCCCAGCCGGGACCCTCAAAGGCACCAGCTGAACCCCCGGCAGCTCAG cagcagcctccggAGGAGCCAAGCAAGGAGGCCAAGAAAGAGAGCTCCAGCAGCAG caagaagaagaagagtcggagccgcagccgcagccgtgACCACAGACACAG CCGGGACCGAGACAGGGAACGGCGGCGCCGCAGTCGGAGCCGGGAGCGCCGGAGCCGCCACAGGAGCCGGAGCCGGGAGCGCCGGCGGGGGGGCAGCCGGTCTCGAAGCCGTGAGCGCCGGCGTGAGGAGCGTTCCCGCTACCGCAGCCCTCCACCTTCGGG GCGTCGCTTTGGCCACAGCAAGAGTCCCCTGTACCGAGAGAAGAGCCCTGTGCG GGAGCCGCTGGGCAGTCTGAGCCCTGAGGAGCGGGATGCCCGCACAGTCTTCTGCATGCAGCTGGCTGCTCGCATCCGCCCCCGTGACCTTGAGGACTTCTTTTCTGCTGTTGGCAAG GTGCGGGATGTGCGCATCATCTCGGACCGCAACTCACGCCGCTCCAAGGGCATCGCCTATGTGGAGTTCTGTGACATCCAGGCTGTGCCGCTGGCCATCGGGCTCACGGGACAACGCCTACTGGGGGTGCCCATCATTGTCCAGGCCTCCCAG GCGGAGAAGAACCGGCTGGCGGCCATGGCCAATAACCTGCAGAAAGGCAGTGGGGGACCGATGCGCCTCTACGTGGGCGCCCTGCACTGCAATATCACCAAGGAGATGCTGCGGGGCATCTTTGAGCCCTTTGGCAAG ATTGACAGCATTGTGCTGATGCGGGACCCAGACACTGGCCAGTCCAAGGGCTACGGTTTCATTACG tttGCAGAGGCAGAGTGCGCACGCCGGGCGCTGGAGCAGCTGCATGGCTTCGAGTTGGCTGGACGCCCGATGCGCGTGGGGCAGGTAACAGAGCGGCTGGACGGCACCACTGACGTCGCCTTCCCCGATGGCGCCGATGAGCCTGATCCGGCTGGTGCCTCTGGCCGCCTACAGCTCATGGCCAAGCTCGCTGAGG GCTCCGggctccagctgcctggcacagctgcggcccaggctgccctgcagctcaaTGGCGCCATCCCCCTGGGGGCCTTGAACCCCGCTGCTCTCACAG ccctgagcccagcacTGAACCTGGCCTCGCAGACGCTGGCCTCCCAGTGCTTCCAGCTCTCGGGGCTCTTCACCCCCCAGACCATGTGA